In Streptomyces ambofaciens ATCC 23877, a single genomic region encodes these proteins:
- a CDS encoding bifunctional sugar phosphate isomerase/epimerase/4-hydroxyphenylpyruvate dioxygenase family protein, with product MRTSIATVSLSGSLTEKLTAASLAGFDGVEIFENDLLASPLTPEEIRARCADLGLTIDLYQPLRDIEALPEDEFARALRRARHKFELMRRLGADTVLVCSSVSPYAVDDDALAAEQLSRLAGLAEEHGVRVAYEALAWGRHVSTYDHAWRVVEAAGHPALGTCLDSFHILSRGSDPKGIEDIPGEKIFFLQLADAPLLAMDVLQWSRHYRCFPGQGGFDVAGLLRHVLRAGYRGPLSLEVFNDVFRQSEAGPTAVDARRSLLTLQETVGLTTPPAPAPPTGIAFAELVTPDAAPVAAVLGALGFARTARHRGKPVDLWQRGEARVLVNTGPAERRDGTRLAAVGLESPDPAGAARRAEALLAPVLPRRRAPGDAPLEAVAAPDGTELFFCAPQSPEPPEGPEGSELPGSPDRQADWRADFEDTGTAAVDAVDGAAAWRVDHLSLAQPWHQFDEATLFHRGVLGLRPQESVDVADPYGLLRSRAVTTDDGAVRIVLTVGAAPTDDTAHAQHIALATDDVVGAARRFRAAGGPLLPIPANYYDDLAARFEFADGELETYRELGILYDRDAHGTFRHCYTHTVGRVFFELVQRDGGYRGYGAANAPVRLAAQHAVRGFTGG from the coding sequence GTGCGGACGTCCATCGCGACCGTCTCCCTCAGCGGATCCCTCACCGAGAAGCTCACCGCCGCCTCCCTGGCCGGCTTCGACGGCGTGGAGATCTTCGAGAACGACCTGCTGGCCAGCCCCCTGACCCCGGAGGAGATCCGGGCCCGCTGCGCCGACCTCGGCCTCACCATCGACCTCTACCAGCCCCTGCGGGACATCGAGGCGCTGCCCGAGGACGAGTTCGCCCGTGCGCTGCGCCGGGCCCGGCACAAGTTCGAGCTGATGCGCAGGCTCGGCGCGGACACCGTCCTGGTCTGCTCCAGCGTCTCCCCGTACGCGGTCGACGACGACGCCCTCGCCGCCGAGCAGCTGAGCCGGCTGGCCGGTCTGGCCGAGGAGCACGGCGTCCGCGTCGCCTACGAGGCGCTCGCCTGGGGACGGCACGTCAGTACCTACGACCACGCCTGGCGCGTCGTCGAGGCGGCCGGGCACCCGGCGCTCGGCACCTGCCTGGACAGCTTCCACATCCTCTCGCGCGGCAGCGACCCGAAGGGCATCGAGGACATCCCCGGGGAGAAGATCTTCTTCCTCCAGCTCGCCGACGCCCCGCTCCTCGCGATGGACGTGCTCCAGTGGAGCCGCCACTACCGCTGCTTCCCCGGTCAGGGCGGCTTCGACGTGGCGGGGCTGCTGCGGCACGTCCTGCGCGCCGGGTACCGCGGCCCGCTCTCGCTGGAGGTCTTCAACGACGTCTTCCGGCAGTCCGAGGCCGGTCCCACGGCCGTGGACGCCCGGCGCTCGCTGCTGACACTCCAGGAGACCGTCGGCCTCACCACGCCGCCCGCGCCCGCGCCGCCCACCGGGATCGCCTTCGCCGAACTGGTGACCCCGGACGCCGCACCGGTCGCGGCCGTGCTCGGCGCGCTGGGCTTCGCCCGGACCGCCCGGCACCGCGGGAAGCCCGTGGACCTGTGGCAGCGGGGGGAGGCCCGCGTCCTGGTCAACACGGGGCCGGCCGAACGCCGCGACGGCACCCGGCTGGCCGCCGTCGGCCTGGAGTCGCCCGATCCCGCCGGGGCCGCCCGCCGCGCCGAGGCCCTGCTGGCTCCGGTCCTGCCCCGCCGCCGCGCCCCCGGGGACGCCCCGCTGGAGGCCGTCGCGGCACCCGACGGCACGGAGCTCTTCTTCTGCGCCCCCCAAAGCCCCGAACCTCCCGAAGGCCCCGAAGGCTCCGAACTCCCCGGATCGCCCGACCGGCAGGCCGACTGGCGGGCCGACTTCGAGGACACCGGCACGGCCGCCGTGGACGCCGTGGACGGCGCGGCGGCCTGGCGCGTCGACCACCTCTCCCTCGCCCAGCCCTGGCACCAGTTCGACGAGGCGACCCTGTTCCACCGCGGCGTGCTCGGGCTGCGCCCGCAAGAGAGCGTCGACGTCGCCGACCCCTACGGCCTGCTGCGCTCCCGCGCCGTCACCACCGACGACGGCGCCGTCCGCATCGTGCTGACCGTGGGCGCCGCCCCCACCGACGACACCGCGCACGCCCAGCACATCGCCCTCGCCACCGACGACGTGGTCGGCGCGGCCCGCCGCTTCCGCGCCGCCGGCGGGCCGCTGCTGCCGATCCCCGCCAACTACTACGACGACCTCGCCGCCCGCTTCGAGTTCGCCGACGGCGAGCTGGAGACGTACCGGGAGCTGGGCATCCTCTACGACCGCGACGCGCACGGCACCTTCCGGCACTGCTACACGCACACCGTCGGACGGGTCTTCTTCGAACTCGTCCAGCGGGACGGCGGCTACCGCGGCTACGGGGCGGCCAACGCGCCGGTCCGGCTGGCCGCGCAGCACGCGGTGCGCGGGTTCACTGGCGGCTGA
- the gnd gene encoding phosphogluconate dehydrogenase (NAD(+)-dependent, decarboxylating), producing the protein MQIGLVGLGKMGGNMRERLRNAGHTVVGYDTNPERADVNSLVDLVEQLERPRAVWVMVPAGAATQGVIDQLATLLRHGDTVIDGGNSRWTDDEKHAEELAKHGINFVDAGVSGGVWGLKNGYALMVGGEKEVVDDLKPIFDALKPDGPYGYVHAGKVGAGHFSKMVHNGIEYAMMQAYAEGWELLEKVDSVDNVREVFRSWQEGTVIRSWLLDLAVNALDEDHHLDRLRGYAEDSGEGRWTVEAAIDNAVPLPAITASLFARFASRQDDSPQMKMIAALRNQFGGHAVEAAKK; encoded by the coding sequence ATGCAGATCGGTCTTGTTGGTCTCGGCAAGATGGGCGGCAACATGCGCGAGCGCCTGCGCAACGCCGGCCACACCGTCGTCGGTTACGACACCAATCCCGAGCGGGCCGACGTGAACAGCCTGGTCGACCTGGTCGAGCAGCTGGAGAGGCCGCGCGCGGTCTGGGTGATGGTGCCGGCCGGCGCCGCCACCCAGGGCGTGATCGACCAGCTGGCGACCCTGCTCCGGCACGGCGACACCGTCATCGACGGCGGCAACTCCCGCTGGACGGACGACGAGAAGCACGCCGAGGAGCTGGCCAAGCACGGCATCAACTTCGTCGACGCCGGCGTCTCGGGCGGTGTGTGGGGCCTGAAGAACGGCTACGCCCTGATGGTCGGCGGCGAGAAGGAGGTCGTCGACGACCTCAAGCCGATCTTCGACGCGCTCAAGCCCGACGGCCCCTACGGCTACGTCCACGCCGGCAAGGTCGGCGCCGGGCACTTCTCCAAGATGGTCCACAACGGCATCGAGTACGCCATGATGCAGGCCTACGCCGAGGGCTGGGAGCTGCTGGAGAAGGTCGACTCCGTGGACAACGTCCGCGAGGTCTTCCGCTCCTGGCAGGAGGGCACGGTGATCCGCTCCTGGCTGCTGGACCTCGCCGTCAACGCCCTCGACGAGGACCACCACCTGGACAGGCTGCGCGGGTACGCGGAGGACTCCGGCGAGGGCCGCTGGACCGTCGAGGCGGCCATCGACAACGCCGTGCCGCTCCCGGCCATCACCGCCTCGCTCTTCGCGCGGTTCGCGTCCCGGCAGGACGACTCGCCGCAGATGAAGATGATCGCCGCGCTGCGCAACCAGTTCGGCGGCCACGCCGTGGAGGCCGCGAAGAAGTAG
- the pgi gene encoding glucose-6-phosphate isomerase produces MSDTPKLDQRPEWTALADHRKDALPRPDLRQLFAEDPGRAERYVVRVGDLRIDYSKNLVTDDTLALLRELAEATGVSDLRDAMFRGERINITEDRAVLHTALRAPRDAVIEVDGENVVPKVHAVLDRMAAFADRVRSGEWTGYTGRRIRNVVNIGIGGSDLGPAMAYEALRAFTDRSLTFRFVSNVDGADLHEAVRDLDPAETLFIVASKTFTTIETITNATSARSWLLAGLDGEEKAVARHFVALSTNAEKVAGFGIDTANMFEFWDWVGGRYSYDSAIGLSLMIAIGPDRFREMLDGFRIVDEHFRNAEAPANAPLILGLLGVWYGNFMGAQSHAVLPYSHYLSKFTAYLQQLDMESNGKSVDREGRPVEWQTGPVVWGTPGTNGQHAYYQLIHQGTKLIPADLIGFARPVAELSDELKAQHDLLMANLFAQGQALAFGKTAEEVRAEGVPEEQVPHRTFQGNHPTTTVLATELTPSVLGQLIALYEHKVFVQGAIWNIDSFDQWGVELGKVLAKRVEPALTEGADVPGLDPSTAALVAAYRELKEGH; encoded by the coding sequence ATGTCTGACACCCCCAAGCTCGACCAGCGGCCGGAGTGGACCGCGCTGGCGGACCACCGCAAGGACGCGCTGCCGCGGCCGGACCTGCGCCAGCTGTTCGCCGAGGACCCCGGACGGGCCGAGCGGTACGTCGTGCGCGTCGGCGACCTGCGCATCGACTACTCCAAGAACCTGGTCACCGACGACACGCTGGCCCTGCTGCGGGAGCTCGCCGAGGCCACGGGCGTGTCCGACCTGCGGGACGCCATGTTCCGCGGTGAGCGCATCAACATCACCGAGGACCGGGCGGTGCTGCACACCGCGCTGCGGGCGCCCCGGGACGCGGTGATCGAGGTCGACGGCGAGAACGTCGTACCGAAGGTGCACGCCGTGCTGGACAGGATGGCCGCCTTCGCGGACCGGGTCCGTTCCGGCGAGTGGACCGGATACACCGGCCGGCGCATCCGCAACGTCGTCAACATCGGCATCGGCGGCTCCGACCTCGGTCCGGCGATGGCGTACGAGGCGCTGCGGGCCTTCACCGACCGCTCGCTCACCTTCCGGTTCGTCTCCAACGTGGACGGCGCCGACCTGCACGAGGCGGTCCGGGACCTGGACCCGGCCGAGACGCTGTTCATCGTGGCGTCCAAGACGTTCACCACGATCGAGACGATCACCAACGCGACCTCGGCGCGGTCCTGGCTGCTCGCGGGGCTGGACGGCGAGGAGAAGGCGGTCGCCCGGCACTTCGTGGCCCTGTCGACGAACGCGGAGAAGGTCGCCGGGTTCGGCATCGACACGGCCAACATGTTCGAGTTCTGGGACTGGGTCGGCGGCCGTTACTCGTACGACTCGGCGATCGGGCTCTCCCTGATGATCGCCATCGGCCCGGACCGCTTCCGGGAGATGCTCGACGGCTTCCGCATCGTCGACGAGCACTTCCGAAACGCCGAGGCACCGGCCAACGCGCCGCTGATCCTCGGGCTGCTGGGCGTCTGGTACGGCAACTTCATGGGCGCCCAGTCGCACGCGGTGCTGCCGTACAGCCACTACCTGTCGAAGTTCACCGCCTACCTCCAGCAGCTGGACATGGAATCCAACGGCAAGTCGGTGGACCGCGAGGGACGCCCCGTCGAGTGGCAGACCGGACCGGTGGTGTGGGGCACGCCGGGCACCAACGGACAGCACGCCTACTACCAGTTGATCCACCAGGGCACCAAGCTGATCCCGGCCGACCTGATCGGCTTCGCCCGGCCCGTGGCCGAGTTGAGCGACGAGCTCAAGGCCCAGCACGACCTGCTGATGGCCAACCTGTTCGCCCAGGGACAGGCACTGGCCTTCGGCAAGACCGCGGAGGAGGTCCGCGCGGAGGGCGTGCCCGAGGAGCAGGTGCCGCACCGCACCTTCCAGGGCAACCACCCCACCACCACCGTCCTGGCCACCGAGCTGACCCCCTCCGTCCTCGGCCAGTTGATCGCGCTGTACGAGCACAAGGTGTTCGTCCAGGGCGCGATCTGGAACATCGACTCCTTCGACCAGTGGGGCGTCGAGCTCGGCAAGGTGCTGGCCAAGCGCGTCGAGCCGGCCCTCACCGAGGGCGCGGACGTGCCCGGCCTCGACCCCTCCACGGCCGCGCTGGTGGCCGCCTACCGTGAACTGAAGGAAGGGCACTGA